The window GAAGAGATGATGCAGCGCCTGAAGGAGGAGTACGCCGCGTCCTCGCGTAATGAAGCCGCTCAGGATCGCGCGCGGCACGAGAACCTGGATTCGACCACGCTCGAACGCGTGAGGTAGGTCGTCCGGTCGCGCTCTGGCGCCGTCACCAGCCCGGTTGTATACATTCTGGGCGCTCGCTCGTTGTAATATACGGACGCGATTTTTTTCCGGGGCGGGCAGCGCAAGGCCCACCCCGGAGCCTGCAAATAATAAACACCCGTTGTTGCTGATGAGAGATTCATCCGCAGCAGTATCTGCCGGCAGGACGCCGGCTCGGGCACTCCGGCCGCCGGCCGGAATGCGCCTGGATGGACGCATTCAGCGTCGATCGGGCACCGCCCGATCGAAGACGCTCGTTTCAACCAACTGCTTCTGACCGTGGTTCCGACGCCTGCTCCAGGGCGAGTTGTTCCTTTTCATACGGAGGAGTCCATGAAGCGAAATGTCCCCGTCAGCAGAGCGGTCTTTGTCGCGACCCTACTGCTGGCATTCGGCCCCGGCGCAGGTCCGGTGTGGGCCCAGGCGACCGGGAGCATCACGGGAACGGTACGATCCGGGGCCACGCAGGAGCCCGTCGTCTCTGCGGAGGTGCGGGTGGTCGGAACGTCGATGGTGGGACTGACGAATGAAGAGGGCCGGTATCTGATCACCGGTGTCCCGGTAGGTGAGCACACGCTGCGCGTCAACGTGCTCGGGTTCTCGCGCCGCGAGGTCACGGTCGAGGTGGCGGCCGGTCAGCCGTCGGTCGCCAATTTCGACCTGCAGACGTCAGCGATCGCGCTGAGCGAGATCGTCGTGACGGGAACGCCGGGCGCGCAGCAGAAGCGCGAGCTCGGCAACTCGATCGGCAAGATCACGGTCGGCGAGAAGCTGGAGGCGGCGCCGATCACGAGCGCGACGGAGCTGCTGACGGCGCGCACGCCGGGTCTCACGCTGATGGCGAACAGCGGCCAGACGGGAGCCTCGTCCAACATCCGGATTCGCGGCGCCGGCTCGCTGAGCGGCGGCTACGAGCCGGTGTTCTACGTGGATGGGATCCGGATCGAGAGCGGCAACATGGAAGGCGCCAGTACGTATCAGGGCGGCACGGCGCTCGACTTCCTGAACCCCGAGGACATCGAGAGCATCGAGGTCATCAAGGGGCCCGCGGCGTCGACGCTGTACGGAGCGGATGCCGCGAACGGCGTCATCCAGATCATCACGAAGAAGGGCCGTCGCGGCGCCGGTGGCGCACAGTGGACCGCCAGCATGGACTATGGCGAGAACGAGTGGCTCGAGAGTACGTCCGACGGCAACTACATCACGTATCGGCGCTGCACGGAGTCCATGCAGACGTCGAACAGCTTCCCGGGCTGCCAGGTCGTCGCCGGCAACCGCCCGCCCGAGGACCTCGAGTGGTGGGCCAAGGACAGCAACGGTAACCCGGTGCTGAGGACCGGCATTCCGGAGGAGGACGTCATCCGGATTCCGGGCTCGAACCAGTTCATCATCAAGGACAACCCGCTGTTCCGGCACCCGTCCACACTGCGTGTCGGCACGGCGACGGACCTGAACCTTTCGGTTCGGGGCGGCACCGGCGTGATGGGCTATTTCCTCTCGTTCAACAAGAACGATGAGGATGGGGTGTATTTCAACAATTTCTCGAAGCGGATCGGCGGACGCGGCAATTTCGAGCTGGAGGTCGCTCCGACGCTGAACATGTCGACGCAGTTCAGCTACACGCGCACACACCTCCAGCAGCCCCTCAGCAACAACGCATCCAACGGCATCATCCGTAACGCCATGCGTGGGCGTGCGCGGGCTCAGTCGGCTCCGTGGGAGCCTGGTTTCCTGGGATTCAGCCCGGGCGTGTCGAACGAGTTCGACCGCCAGAACCGGATCGAGCGCATGACGATCGGTCTGACGGGCAACTGGAATCCGTTCGACTGGTTCCGCAACCGGCTGACGCTCGGCCTCGACCGGCAGACCTACCTGGAAACGGATTTCACGCGCCAGGACACGACGGGCCGCTCTCCGTGGGGGGCAATCTCCGCGACCGGCATCATCGACCACGAGATCGGCGGCGTGCACCGCTGGACGCTGGACTACGCCGGAACCGTGGACGCACGCGTGAACGAGGACTTCACCACGGCCTCATCCGTCGGCATGCAGCTCAACGCGCGGAAGCGGCGGGACTTCTTCGCCAGCGGCCAGGGGCTCGTCGCCAATAACCTGAATTTGGTCGGAGCGGCCGCTTCGCGAAACGCGAGCGAATCGGTGTCCGAGCAGACCTCGCTCGGGTTCTTCTTCGAGGAGCGACTCAGCTGGCGCGATCGCGTGTATGCCACCGGGGCGATCCGCGTCGATGACAACTCGGCGTTCGGCTCCGATTTCGAGCTCGTGGTCTATCCGAAGGCCTCGCTGTCGTGGGTCATCTCCGACGAGGACTTTTTCAATCTTCCGTATGCTGAGGAGCTGAAGCTGCGTTTCGCGTGGGGCAGGGCCGGCAACGCGCCCAGCCCGTTCTCGGCCGACCGCACATACACGAGCGGCCAGGGCGTGGCGAGCGACGCGCTCGTCAACACGCTCACGATCTCGGCGTACGGAAACCCGAACCTCAAGGCCGAGACAGGCCAGGAGTGGGAGACGGGATTCGACGCGTCGCTGCTGGGCGGCCGCGCGGGTATCGAGCTGACGTATTACAGCCAGAAGACGGTCGACGCGCTGATCAGCGTGCCGGATCCGGGCTCGACCGGCTTCACGGGCAATCATCTGGTGAACATCGGTGAGATCTCCAACAGCGGCTTCGAGCTGCTGCTGACGGGTACGCCGATCGCCCGCCGGAACTTCGGCTGGGACGCGACGCTGGCTTTCTCGACCAACGACAACAAGCTCGTGTCGTTCAACGGCGCTCGCGAAGAGCAGATCTTCGGCTCGTTCGCCGACGTGCAGCGGCACCGCGAGGGCTATCCGCTGGGAGGCTTCTGGGCCGTGGATGTCGAGCGGGATGCGAACGGACAGCCGGTCGTGCGCGACAACGCCGGCAACATTATCGCGGACCCGGTTCTCGATGCGTCCGGCCAGAGCGTGACCGTGCTGAACAGCTGCCGCTGGGCGCCCAGCGATCCCACGTGGGACCGCGAGGCCGATTGCGAAGACATCTACATGGGACCGTCACGGCCGACACGCGAGGCCGCATTCACCAGCACGTTCAGTCTCTTCAACGACTTCCGGATCTACACGCAGTTCGACTACCGCGGCGGCCACTACCAGTGGTGTGCTGCCTGCTCGCTCGGCACACGCAGCGACCTGAACACCTGGGAAGTCAACACGGGCGGCACGCCGCTCAACCCGGACGTGACAGTGGCCGACGTGCTGGCGCTGCGGTCGCTCCAGACGAAGAGCCATATCTCGAAGGCGGACTACCTCAAGTTCCGTGAGCTCTCCCTCACCTACGCGGTACCGGAGCGGTTCACGAGCGTGCTGCCAGGGAGCAGGTTCTCGGTGACACTGGCGGGTCGCAACCTGGGGCTCTGGACCAAGTACAAGGGCAAGGGCGACCCCGAGGTTCAGTTCGACCCGAATTCGACATTCACGATGCTTGACTACGCCTCGACGCCGCAGACCCGTCGTCTGTCCGCGTCCGTGCGGGTAACCTTCTAAAGGGGCGCATAATGAATCGTACACACACACGATGGGCAGGCCTGTGCGCCGCCGCTGCCGTCCTGTTCGCGGCCGGATGCAGTGTCACCGACGACCTGCTCAGCGTAAACAATCCGGACGAGATCCCGCTGGATCAGCTCGATGATCCCAAGCTGCTTCAGGTGCGGCTGAACGGCGTCGTGGACGCGTTCAGCAATGCGTACGTGGGCTCCGTCATGGAGTACGCCAACTACATCACCGACGAGATCGTCACGGGGCTCAACTGGGAGGACTACGCCCGCGCGAACGAGCGCATCGTCAGCTATCTGGAAGGTCCCACGACTCAGATCTTCGAGAACCTGAGCCGCAGCCTGCGGCTGGCGGACGGCCTGGCCGCGGACATAGAAAAGTGGGCGGCAGCCGACCCGGGTGAGGATTTCGATGACGAGCTGGCGCAGACGCTGATCTATGCCGGCTACAGCGCTCTGGTACTGGCGGAGAACACGTGCCAGGCGGTGATCTCGCCGGACCCGGATGAGCCCAGTGAGACCGTCCTGTCCCAGCTCGAGACGTATGCTGCTGCCCTGCCGTACTTCGAGGACGGGCTGGCGGTAGCGGAGCGTGCGGGCAACACGGAGCTGGCGAACCTTGCGCGCACGGGGTTGGCGCGCACGCACCTGGGCCGGGGTGAGTGGGCCGAGGCCGCTACCTACGCGAGCCAGGTGACGTCCGGTTTCGAATGGTGGATCGACTTTGCCGACCTGCCCGGCGGCCGCAACAACCTCCAGGGCACCAGTCATGGCGGCAACTTCACGCACGGCATCCACCCGCGCTTCACGGGCGTGCATCCCAGCTTTGATGGCACCGGGTTCAGCTTCAGGGACAACGACATCGTCGCCCCGCAGACCGATCCGCGCATCCAGCACGAGGTCACGGATGCGACTGGCCACAATGGTCTGACTCCGCTCTACAAGCTGTTCCAGGGCCTGCGGTTCAGCGACTACAGCGGCGAGACGATTGCGCCGCCGTCGGCAGCGTGTCCGGACTGCACGGGCACGGATCCGGCCGATATGCCTCTGCTGACGGAGTTCGACACCGATGTAGTGATGGCCGATTACCTGGAAGCGCAGCATCACTACTACGAGGCGCTCGCGATGCAGGGGATGAACGAGGCCGGCGTTCTCGCGTTCGTCAACGCCCGCCGTGACGTGGGTAATCAGGCGCCGGTAGTGCTGACCGGCCAGGCGCTGATCGACGAGCTGCGCAATCAGCGCGCGCGGGACCTGTTCATGGGCGGGCTGCGCGTGGCGGACCTGCGCCGCTGGACGCGGTTCGATCCCGGCAACGGTCCGTTCGACGCCGGCAGCTACTTCCCGACGGGCCCGCACCCGAACGCACCGGTGTGGGGCCAGTACGGCGAGTGGACCTGCTACCCGATCCCGCTCAGCGAGTACGAGGGCAATCCCAATCTGCCCAAGCCGGCCGATCCGAACTCGCCGCCGGGAATCTAGGCCCCGAGGTTGCGGTCTCCAGGGTGGGCGGCACTCAGCCGCCCACCTTTTCACTTCTGGTGAAAGAGGCCTGACGGACCCCCCATGACTGTGCGTGTCCACAGGCTCCACCGTGAGCCCTGGCGTCCTGGCGCGACGGCACTGCGCGTGTACCTGCTGGCTGTGGCACTGCTGCTGGCGGCCGCGGATGA is drawn from Longimicrobiales bacterium and contains these coding sequences:
- a CDS encoding RagB/SusD family nutrient uptake outer membrane protein, with protein sequence MNRTHTRWAGLCAAAAVLFAAGCSVTDDLLSVNNPDEIPLDQLDDPKLLQVRLNGVVDAFSNAYVGSVMEYANYITDEIVTGLNWEDYARANERIVSYLEGPTTQIFENLSRSLRLADGLAADIEKWAAADPGEDFDDELAQTLIYAGYSALVLAENTCQAVISPDPDEPSETVLSQLETYAAALPYFEDGLAVAERAGNTELANLARTGLARTHLGRGEWAEAATYASQVTSGFEWWIDFADLPGGRNNLQGTSHGGNFTHGIHPRFTGVHPSFDGTGFSFRDNDIVAPQTDPRIQHEVTDATGHNGLTPLYKLFQGLRFSDYSGETIAPPSAACPDCTGTDPADMPLLTEFDTDVVMADYLEAQHHYYEALAMQGMNEAGVLAFVNARRDVGNQAPVVLTGQALIDELRNQRARDLFMGGLRVADLRRWTRFDPGNGPFDAGSYFPTGPHPNAPVWGQYGEWTCYPIPLSEYEGNPNLPKPADPNSPPGI
- a CDS encoding SusC/RagA family TonB-linked outer membrane protein, which codes for MKRNVPVSRAVFVATLLLAFGPGAGPVWAQATGSITGTVRSGATQEPVVSAEVRVVGTSMVGLTNEEGRYLITGVPVGEHTLRVNVLGFSRREVTVEVAAGQPSVANFDLQTSAIALSEIVVTGTPGAQQKRELGNSIGKITVGEKLEAAPITSATELLTARTPGLTLMANSGQTGASSNIRIRGAGSLSGGYEPVFYVDGIRIESGNMEGASTYQGGTALDFLNPEDIESIEVIKGPAASTLYGADAANGVIQIITKKGRRGAGGAQWTASMDYGENEWLESTSDGNYITYRRCTESMQTSNSFPGCQVVAGNRPPEDLEWWAKDSNGNPVLRTGIPEEDVIRIPGSNQFIIKDNPLFRHPSTLRVGTATDLNLSVRGGTGVMGYFLSFNKNDEDGVYFNNFSKRIGGRGNFELEVAPTLNMSTQFSYTRTHLQQPLSNNASNGIIRNAMRGRARAQSAPWEPGFLGFSPGVSNEFDRQNRIERMTIGLTGNWNPFDWFRNRLTLGLDRQTYLETDFTRQDTTGRSPWGAISATGIIDHEIGGVHRWTLDYAGTVDARVNEDFTTASSVGMQLNARKRRDFFASGQGLVANNLNLVGAAASRNASESVSEQTSLGFFFEERLSWRDRVYATGAIRVDDNSAFGSDFELVVYPKASLSWVISDEDFFNLPYAEELKLRFAWGRAGNAPSPFSADRTYTSGQGVASDALVNTLTISAYGNPNLKAETGQEWETGFDASLLGGRAGIELTYYSQKTVDALISVPDPGSTGFTGNHLVNIGEISNSGFELLLTGTPIARRNFGWDATLAFSTNDNKLVSFNGAREEQIFGSFADVQRHREGYPLGGFWAVDVERDANGQPVVRDNAGNIIADPVLDASGQSVTVLNSCRWAPSDPTWDREADCEDIYMGPSRPTREAAFTSTFSLFNDFRIYTQFDYRGGHYQWCAACSLGTRSDLNTWEVNTGGTPLNPDVTVADVLALRSLQTKSHISKADYLKFRELSLTYAVPERFTSVLPGSRFSVTLAGRNLGLWTKYKGKGDPEVQFDPNSTFTMLDYASTPQTRRLSASVRVTF